A single region of the Arthrobacter sp. PAMC25564 genome encodes:
- the prmC gene encoding peptide chain release factor N(5)-glutamine methyltransferase, which produces MTLGAGMSLAEAVREATAVLAAAGVPSPRVDAELLAEHLLGVGLGRLRALLLGDSPAPEGYADLVAERAQRIPLQHLTGVAHFRYLELAVGPGVFIPRPETESVVQLVIDRLQGMAHPKVVDLGTGSGAIAGSIAHEVPGAEVHAVEFSGFAHAWAAKNLGPLGVHLVRGDLRDALPEHNGSFDVVVSNPPYIPAEAVPNEPEVALHDPPEALYGGGADGMELPTAAAASAARLLVPGGYFIMEHAEVQSAWIASILDRTGLWSDVTTHRDLNGKERATSAVRKAGDPENRPPETGHGQTHKHRTKE; this is translated from the coding sequence ATGACACTGGGCGCAGGGATGAGCCTTGCCGAGGCGGTGCGCGAAGCGACGGCCGTGCTGGCCGCGGCCGGCGTGCCCAGCCCGCGGGTCGACGCCGAACTCCTGGCCGAGCACCTGCTCGGCGTGGGACTTGGCCGGCTTCGTGCGCTGTTGCTGGGCGACTCGCCCGCTCCGGAGGGCTACGCCGATCTCGTCGCCGAGCGTGCGCAGCGGATCCCGCTGCAGCACCTCACCGGCGTCGCGCATTTCCGGTACCTGGAACTGGCGGTGGGCCCCGGGGTTTTTATTCCCCGCCCGGAAACCGAGTCCGTTGTGCAGCTGGTGATCGACCGGCTGCAGGGCATGGCGCACCCCAAGGTGGTGGACCTGGGCACCGGTTCCGGTGCAATCGCAGGTTCGATTGCCCATGAGGTCCCCGGCGCCGAGGTCCATGCCGTGGAGTTCAGCGGGTTCGCGCATGCCTGGGCGGCGAAGAACCTCGGGCCGCTCGGCGTCCACCTCGTCCGCGGTGACTTGCGCGACGCGCTGCCTGAACACAACGGCAGCTTCGACGTCGTGGTCTCCAATCCGCCCTACATCCCCGCCGAAGCCGTCCCGAACGAACCCGAAGTCGCGCTGCACGATCCACCCGAGGCACTGTACGGCGGGGGGGCGGACGGCATGGAACTTCCGACGGCGGCGGCGGCGTCCGCCGCACGGCTGTTGGTGCCCGGCGGCTACTTCATCATGGAACACGCGGAAGTCCAGTCGGCCTGGATCGCGTCCATACTCGACCGCACCGGACTCTGGTCCGACGTGACAACGCACCGGGACCTCAACGGCAAGGAACGGGCCACCAGCGCGGTCCGGAAGGCCGGAGACCCCGAAAACCGGCCACCGGAAACCGGACACGGACAAACCCACAAACACCGCACGAAGGAATAG
- a CDS encoding homoserine dehydrogenase, translated as MTELRTLKVALLGCGNVGAQVARILLDDADMLASRAGARLELSGIAVRNVDAPRDVELPHGLFTTDAETLVKDADLVIELMGGIEPARTLILTAMRNGACVVTGNKALLAQDGPTLHEEADKAGVQLSYEAAVAGAIPILRPIRDSLSGDRITRVLGIVNGTTNFILDQMDSTGAQFADALAEAQRLGYAEADPTADVEGHDAAAKAAILASLSFHTRFALEDVYCEGISSVTAADIAAAKDAGFVIKLLAIAEKLTDTNGSTGVSVRVHPTLLPREHPMAAVHGAFNAVFIEAENAGELMFYGQGAGGTPTASAVMGDLVSAARSIVLGGPGRAETTTGQVPALPIDAATTSYYIGLDVADEPGVLARIAQLFAEHGVSIETMRQTIQRGADSKLESAELRIVTHRAREAALAATVEAVKGLDVINSVTSVLRVEGV; from the coding sequence ATGACCGAATTGCGAACCCTGAAAGTAGCCCTGCTGGGCTGTGGCAATGTCGGGGCCCAGGTTGCGCGGATCCTCCTCGACGATGCCGACATGCTGGCGTCCCGCGCCGGCGCCCGGCTCGAGCTGAGCGGCATCGCCGTGCGCAACGTTGATGCCCCCCGCGACGTCGAACTGCCGCACGGGCTGTTCACTACCGACGCCGAGACCCTGGTCAAGGACGCCGACCTGGTAATCGAGCTGATGGGCGGGATCGAACCCGCCCGGACCCTGATCCTGACCGCGATGCGGAACGGCGCCTGCGTCGTCACCGGCAACAAGGCGCTGCTGGCGCAGGACGGCCCGACCCTCCACGAGGAAGCGGACAAGGCCGGCGTGCAGCTGTCCTACGAGGCCGCCGTGGCCGGCGCCATCCCGATCCTGCGGCCCATCCGGGACAGCCTGTCCGGCGACCGGATCACCCGCGTGCTGGGCATCGTCAACGGCACCACCAACTTCATCCTGGACCAGATGGACTCGACCGGCGCGCAGTTCGCCGACGCCCTGGCCGAGGCCCAGCGACTCGGCTACGCCGAAGCGGACCCCACGGCCGACGTCGAAGGCCACGACGCCGCCGCGAAGGCCGCCATCCTCGCCTCGCTGTCCTTCCACACCCGTTTCGCCCTCGAAGACGTGTACTGCGAAGGCATCAGCTCCGTCACGGCCGCGGACATCGCTGCCGCGAAGGACGCCGGGTTTGTGATCAAGCTGCTGGCGATCGCCGAGAAGCTGACCGACACCAACGGCAGCACGGGCGTCTCCGTCCGCGTCCACCCCACCCTGCTCCCGCGTGAACACCCGATGGCCGCGGTCCACGGTGCATTCAATGCCGTGTTCATCGAGGCCGAAAACGCTGGTGAGCTGATGTTCTACGGCCAGGGCGCCGGCGGCACCCCGACCGCCTCTGCGGTGATGGGCGACCTCGTGTCGGCGGCCCGCAGCATTGTGCTCGGGGGTCCCGGCCGCGCCGAAACCACCACCGGGCAGGTCCCCGCGCTGCCCATCGACGCCGCCACCACGAGCTACTACATCGGGCTCGACGTCGCGGATGAGCCCGGCGTCCTGGCCAGGATCGCCCAGCTCTTCGCCGAGCACGGCGTCTCCATTGAAACCATGCGGCAGACCATCCAACGCGGCGCCGATTCCAAGCTGGAATCAGCCGAACTGCGGATCGTCACGCACCGTGCACGCGAAGCTGCACTGGCAGCAACCGTCGAGGCCGTCAAGGGCCTGGACGTCATCAATTCCGTTACATCCGTACTGCGGGTAGAAGGAGTCTAA
- the rho gene encoding transcription termination factor Rho, with protein MTETTELSSAVETSSSAAGSSTAAPAKSSGLAGLKLAQLQALASQLGISGGSRMRKGDLVSAISAHRAGTPVTKAPARVAAKASENGAAAPAAAPAAAAVATAVEGDGQIQESPRARGRGRSRRAGSDGVITTPAPEASAAAAPATAAPAAAAPVESGAESGAAGEGGERTRQPRTRNRRRGEAAGQSAGAGEAEQAAAEQPAAEQRAENRQAEQRTAEQGSEEGGQRTDRRENTRTRGGRDTAEVRENRENTVTRDSNRREDIRDTDDSDGGSRRNRRNRRDRNDRPGQQDSRDNSSRNDSRNDSRNDSRNDRFRDRNDRRRGRAQGPDVDDVEVTEDDVLLPVAGILDVLENYAFIRTSGYLPGPNDVYVSLAQVKKYNLRKGDAVVGAIRAPREGEDRSQQSARQKFNALVRVTSVNGKNPEELKDRVEFAKLVPLYPSERLRLETDPKKIGPRVIDLVAPIGKGQRGLIVSPPKAGKTLILQSIANAITTNNPEVHLMMVLVDERPEEVTDMQRTVKGEVIASTFDRPADDHTTVAELSIERAKRLVEMGMDVVVLLDSMTRLGRAYNLAAPASGRILSGGVDSAALYPPKRFFGAARNIENGGSLTILATALVETGSKMDEVIFEEFKGTGNMELRLSRQLADKRIFPAVDVNASGTRREENLLSPEEVKIMWKLRRVLSGLETQQSLELLTNKIRETQSNVEFLMQVQKTTLGAKSDNDK; from the coding sequence GTGACCGAAACCACTGAGCTGTCTTCAGCTGTGGAAACATCATCTTCTGCTGCCGGATCGTCAACGGCAGCACCCGCCAAGAGCAGCGGCCTTGCAGGCCTCAAGCTCGCCCAGCTGCAGGCTCTTGCCAGCCAGCTGGGTATCTCCGGCGGTTCCCGGATGCGCAAGGGTGATCTGGTCTCGGCCATTTCCGCCCACCGTGCGGGAACTCCGGTAACCAAGGCTCCGGCCCGCGTTGCCGCCAAGGCGAGCGAGAACGGTGCCGCGGCCCCCGCCGCGGCACCGGCGGCCGCCGCCGTGGCCACCGCCGTGGAAGGCGACGGCCAGATCCAGGAAAGCCCCCGGGCCCGTGGCCGCGGACGCAGCCGGCGTGCCGGCAGTGACGGCGTCATCACGACGCCGGCCCCTGAGGCTTCCGCCGCGGCGGCTCCCGCCACAGCGGCTCCGGCAGCGGCAGCCCCGGTTGAATCCGGCGCCGAGTCCGGTGCTGCCGGTGAAGGCGGCGAACGCACCCGCCAGCCGCGGACCCGCAACCGCCGCCGCGGCGAAGCCGCAGGCCAAAGCGCAGGCGCCGGCGAGGCCGAGCAGGCTGCCGCCGAGCAGCCCGCAGCCGAGCAGCGCGCAGAAAACCGCCAGGCCGAGCAGCGCACCGCTGAGCAGGGCAGTGAAGAAGGCGGCCAGCGCACCGACCGCCGTGAAAACACCCGCACCCGCGGTGGCCGCGACACCGCGGAGGTCCGCGAGAACCGCGAAAATACAGTCACCCGCGACAGCAACCGCCGCGAAGACATCCGCGACACTGATGACAGCGACGGCGGCAGCCGCCGGAACCGCCGCAACCGGCGCGACCGCAACGACCGTCCGGGTCAGCAGGACAGCCGCGACAACTCCTCGCGCAACGATTCGCGCAACGACTCGCGCAACGACTCGCGCAACGACCGTTTCCGCGACCGCAACGACCGCCGTCGGGGACGCGCCCAGGGTCCGGACGTCGACGACGTCGAGGTCACCGAGGACGACGTCCTGCTGCCGGTCGCAGGCATCCTGGACGTGCTCGAGAACTACGCGTTCATCCGCACCTCCGGCTACCTGCCGGGTCCGAACGACGTGTACGTGTCCCTCGCCCAGGTCAAGAAGTACAACCTGCGCAAGGGGGACGCCGTCGTCGGCGCCATCCGTGCACCGCGTGAAGGCGAGGATCGCAGCCAGCAGTCCGCCCGCCAGAAGTTCAACGCCCTGGTCCGCGTCACCTCGGTCAACGGCAAGAACCCCGAGGAACTCAAGGACCGCGTCGAATTCGCGAAGCTGGTCCCGCTGTACCCCTCCGAGCGCCTGCGCCTCGAGACGGACCCCAAGAAGATCGGCCCCCGCGTCATCGACCTGGTTGCCCCGATCGGCAAGGGCCAGCGCGGCCTGATCGTTTCGCCGCCGAAGGCCGGCAAGACGCTCATCCTGCAGTCCATCGCCAACGCCATCACCACCAACAATCCTGAGGTCCACCTCATGATGGTGCTTGTTGACGAACGTCCCGAAGAAGTCACGGACATGCAGCGCACCGTCAAGGGCGAGGTCATTGCCTCCACCTTCGACCGTCCGGCCGACGACCACACCACCGTGGCCGAACTTTCCATCGAGCGTGCCAAGCGCCTCGTGGAAATGGGCATGGACGTTGTGGTCCTGCTCGACTCCATGACCCGCCTGGGCCGTGCCTACAACCTGGCAGCACCGGCCTCCGGCCGTATCCTGTCCGGTGGCGTCGATTCGGCAGCGCTGTACCCGCCGAAGCGCTTCTTCGGTGCAGCCCGCAACATCGAAAACGGCGGCTCGCTGACCATCCTGGCAACCGCGCTCGTCGAGACTGGTTCCAAGATGGACGAGGTCATCTTCGAAGAGTTCAAGGGCACCGGCAACATGGAGCTCCGCCTGTCCCGCCAGCTCGCGGACAAGCGCATCTTCCCGGCTGTGGACGTCAACGCGTCCGGTACCCGCCGCGAAGAGAACCTGCTTTCCCCCGAGGAAGTCAAGATCATGTGGAAGCTGCGCCGCGTCCTCTCCGGACTCGAAACGCAGCAGAGCCTTGAGCTGCTGACCAACAAGATCCGGGAGACCCAGAGCAACGTCGAGTTCCTCATGCAGGTGCAGAAGACGACGCTTGGTGCGAAGTCCGATAACGACAAGTAG
- a CDS encoding L-threonylcarbamoyladenylate synthase: MTTSYDCTAAEQRAAGLEHAQRAIREHKCVVFPTDTVYGIAADAFSPQAVTLLLASKGRSRKMPPPVLIPRLNALDGLATDVPAEARRLAEAFWPGGLTLILHAQPSLDWDLGETRGTVALRIPADDIAQDLLTLTGPLAVSSANRTGQDAAQTAADAQAQLAESVEVYLEDGHRPVDGEGSLPSTIIDATALPLRIVRQGTISLARLREVVPGLLDLDGNADGAAPAAEPAAGPVAE, translated from the coding sequence GTGACGACCAGCTACGATTGCACGGCGGCCGAGCAGCGCGCCGCAGGACTTGAGCACGCCCAACGGGCCATCAGGGAGCACAAGTGTGTGGTTTTCCCCACGGACACTGTGTACGGCATCGCGGCCGATGCCTTCTCGCCGCAGGCCGTGACCCTGCTGCTCGCCTCCAAGGGCCGCAGCCGCAAGATGCCGCCGCCGGTCCTGATCCCCAGGCTCAATGCCCTCGACGGCCTCGCTACCGACGTGCCGGCCGAGGCCCGGCGCCTGGCCGAGGCCTTCTGGCCTGGCGGGCTGACCCTCATCCTGCATGCCCAGCCCTCCCTCGACTGGGATCTCGGCGAAACCCGGGGCACGGTGGCCCTGCGGATCCCGGCCGACGATATCGCCCAGGACCTGCTCACCCTCACTGGACCGCTGGCCGTTTCGTCCGCGAACCGGACCGGACAGGACGCCGCGCAGACCGCCGCCGATGCGCAGGCCCAGCTGGCGGAATCCGTGGAGGTCTACCTCGAAGACGGACACCGGCCGGTTGACGGCGAAGGTTCGTTGCCTTCCACGATCATCGACGCCACGGCACTCCCGCTCCGGATTGTCCGCCAGGGCACCATCAGCCTGGCGCGCCTGCGTGAAGTGGTCCCCGGACTGCTGGATCTGGACGGCAACGCCGACGGCGCGGCTCCAGCCGCAGAACCTGCCGCAGGGCCGGTCGCCGAATGA
- the prfA gene encoding peptide chain release factor 1: MFESVQGLLDEHDAIQAQLGDPAVYADQRLARKLGRRSAQLNGIVEAYHKWHAIQDDLAAAKEMAADDPEFAAEVPELETALDTAAAKLRRLLIPRDPDDARNVILEVKGGEGGDEAALFAADLLRMYSRYAESRGWKTEIISANESDLGGYKDVQMAVKGNSNDPAEGVYARLKFEGGVHRVQRVPVTESQGRIHTSAAGVLVLPEVDEPEELDISPNDLKIDVYRSSGPGGQSVNTTDSAVRITHLPTGIVVAMQNEKSQLQNREAGMRVLRARILAHQQEQIDAENSAQRKSQIRTMDRSERIRTYNYPENRIADHRTGYKAYNLDQVMNGDLEPVIQSAIEMDEQSRLDAIGE, from the coding sequence ATGTTTGAGTCCGTACAGGGCCTGCTGGATGAGCATGATGCCATCCAGGCTCAGCTTGGGGATCCTGCTGTCTATGCTGACCAGCGGCTGGCCCGGAAACTCGGGCGGCGTTCGGCTCAGCTGAATGGCATCGTGGAGGCCTACCACAAGTGGCATGCGATCCAGGATGACCTCGCCGCTGCCAAGGAGATGGCTGCCGACGATCCTGAGTTCGCCGCGGAGGTTCCTGAACTGGAGACGGCGCTGGATACGGCGGCCGCGAAGCTGCGCCGGCTGCTGATCCCGCGCGATCCGGACGATGCCCGCAACGTGATTCTCGAGGTCAAGGGCGGTGAAGGCGGCGACGAGGCCGCCCTGTTCGCCGCCGACCTGCTGCGGATGTACTCGCGGTACGCGGAATCCCGCGGCTGGAAGACCGAGATCATCTCGGCCAACGAGTCCGATCTTGGCGGGTACAAGGACGTCCAGATGGCCGTCAAAGGCAATTCGAACGACCCGGCGGAGGGCGTCTACGCGCGGCTCAAGTTCGAGGGCGGCGTGCACCGCGTGCAGCGCGTGCCCGTAACCGAGTCCCAGGGCCGGATCCACACCTCGGCGGCCGGCGTGCTGGTGCTGCCCGAAGTGGACGAGCCCGAAGAACTCGACATCAGCCCGAACGATCTGAAGATCGACGTCTACCGTTCCTCCGGCCCCGGCGGGCAGTCGGTCAACACGACCGACTCAGCCGTCCGCATCACCCACCTTCCCACCGGAATCGTGGTGGCCATGCAGAACGAGAAGTCGCAGCTGCAGAACCGTGAAGCCGGCATGCGCGTGCTGCGTGCCCGCATCCTGGCGCACCAGCAGGAGCAGATCGACGCCGAGAACTCGGCACAACGCAAGTCCCAGATCCGCACCATGGACCGCTCCGAGCGGATCCGGACCTATAACTACCCGGAAAACCGGATCGCGGACCACCGCACCGGCTACAAGGCGTACAACCTGGACCAGGTCATGAACGGCGACCTTGAACCGGTGATCCAGTCGGCCATCGAGATGGATGAGCAGTCCCGCCTCGACGCCATCGGCGAGTAG
- the thrC gene encoding threonine synthase codes for MAHQWRGVIREYAERLPVTEATKVITLGEGGTPLVHARHLSELTGCAVYLKVEGMNPTGSFKDRGMTMAMTAAVASGAKAVVCASTGNTSASAAAYATSAGLKCAVLVPEGKISMGKLSQAIAHGATLLQVDGNFDDCLDIARKLGESYPVFLVNSVNPARIEGQKTGAFEVVDALGDAPDFHVLPVGNAGNISAYWKGYKEYSAPFESATAGTLPPVSTKTPVMWGFQAAGAAPFVAGHPISEPDTIATAIRIGNPASWDTAVAARDESGGVIEAVTDEEILSAHRWLSAREGVFVEPGSAAGVAGLIKKHAAGEVPAGKTIVITVTGHGLKDPQWALRTEDGSEVQPLKVSNDVVTVAAALGLEEK; via the coding sequence GTGGCTCACCAATGGCGCGGCGTCATCCGCGAATACGCTGAACGTCTTCCTGTCACCGAGGCCACGAAGGTCATCACCCTTGGCGAGGGCGGCACTCCGCTCGTGCACGCCAGGCACCTTTCCGAGCTGACCGGCTGTGCCGTCTACCTCAAGGTCGAAGGCATGAACCCGACCGGATCCTTCAAGGACCGCGGCATGACCATGGCCATGACGGCCGCCGTCGCCTCCGGCGCCAAGGCCGTGGTCTGCGCCTCCACCGGAAACACCTCCGCCTCCGCCGCGGCCTACGCGACGTCGGCGGGCCTGAAGTGCGCGGTGCTCGTGCCCGAGGGCAAGATTTCCATGGGCAAGCTCAGCCAGGCGATTGCGCACGGCGCCACGCTGCTGCAGGTCGACGGCAACTTCGACGACTGCCTCGACATCGCGCGCAAGCTGGGGGAGTCCTACCCGGTGTTCCTCGTGAACTCGGTCAACCCGGCCCGCATCGAGGGCCAGAAGACCGGCGCCTTCGAGGTCGTCGACGCGCTCGGCGACGCCCCCGACTTCCACGTGCTCCCGGTCGGCAACGCCGGCAACATCAGCGCCTACTGGAAGGGCTACAAGGAATACTCCGCACCGTTCGAGTCCGCCACCGCCGGCACGCTGCCCCCGGTTTCGACGAAGACGCCGGTCATGTGGGGCTTCCAGGCTGCCGGGGCCGCCCCGTTTGTCGCAGGCCACCCGATCAGCGAACCGGACACCATCGCGACGGCCATCCGGATCGGAAATCCCGCCTCCTGGGACACCGCCGTTGCTGCCCGGGACGAGTCCGGCGGCGTGATCGAAGCCGTGACGGACGAGGAAATCCTGTCCGCCCACCGCTGGCTCTCCGCCCGCGAAGGGGTCTTCGTGGAGCCGGGCTCCGCCGCCGGCGTCGCGGGCCTGATCAAGAAGCACGCGGCCGGTGAGGTGCCCGCCGGAAAGACCATCGTCATCACCGTGACGGGCCACGGACTCAAGGACCCGCAGTGGGCCCTGCGCACCGAGGACGGCAGCGAAGTGCAGCCCCTGAAGGTCTCCAATGACGTCGTCACGGTTGCGGCCGCCCTGGGACTGGAAGAAAAATAG
- the thrB gene encoding homoserine kinase, with amino-acid sequence METTLKVPADSAAAWPAVPAGQLVTVRVPATSANLGPGYDSLGLALSLHDTLTVETLASGELEFELSGEGAETLPRDASHLVVKAITEALHRLGFRHDGLRITADNVNPHGRGLGSSASAVVAAVSAANALVPEAARRGKDWILQLTSEMEGHPDNVAPAIFGGLALSWQDSDQYRSTCATVVDSVIPVVAVPDFELSTEAARALLPASVGHHAAAMNSGRAALLIHALTAKPEFLLPGTEDYLHQSYRAEAMRPSAELIAALRGAGYAAVVSGAGPTVLVLAEGEAEAATVVDFIGSHTAGNTPEVGWRVMKLAVDVEGAKVEVHRR; translated from the coding sequence TTGGAAACCACGCTCAAAGTCCCGGCCGATTCCGCTGCCGCCTGGCCGGCGGTCCCGGCCGGGCAGCTGGTGACGGTCCGCGTACCGGCCACCAGCGCCAACCTGGGGCCCGGCTACGACAGCCTCGGCCTGGCACTGTCGCTGCATGACACCCTTACGGTGGAGACGCTGGCCAGCGGTGAGCTTGAATTCGAGCTCAGCGGCGAAGGCGCGGAAACCTTGCCGCGGGACGCGAGCCACCTCGTGGTCAAGGCCATCACCGAAGCCCTGCACCGCCTCGGGTTCCGGCACGATGGCCTGCGGATCACGGCGGACAACGTCAACCCGCACGGCCGGGGCCTGGGGTCATCGGCCTCGGCCGTCGTCGCGGCCGTATCCGCCGCGAATGCCCTGGTCCCGGAAGCAGCCCGGCGCGGCAAGGACTGGATCCTGCAGCTCACTTCCGAGATGGAAGGCCACCCGGACAACGTCGCACCCGCCATTTTCGGCGGGCTGGCGCTGTCATGGCAGGACAGTGACCAGTACAGGAGCACCTGCGCGACGGTCGTTGACTCGGTCATTCCCGTCGTCGCCGTGCCTGATTTCGAGCTGTCCACCGAAGCCGCGCGCGCCCTGCTTCCCGCCTCCGTGGGCCACCACGCCGCCGCGATGAACTCCGGCCGCGCCGCATTGCTGATCCATGCGCTGACGGCGAAGCCCGAGTTCCTGCTGCCCGGCACCGAGGACTACCTGCACCAGAGCTACCGTGCCGAGGCGATGCGGCCCAGCGCGGAGCTGATCGCCGCGCTGCGGGGGGCGGGGTACGCCGCCGTCGTCTCCGGCGCCGGGCCCACCGTGCTGGTACTCGCCGAGGGGGAGGCGGAGGCCGCCACGGTCGTCGACTTCATCGGATCCCACACGGCCGGCAACACGCCGGAGGTGGGCTGGCGCGTGATGAAGCTGGCCGTCGACGTTGAAGGTGCTAAAGTGGAAGTGCACCGGCGGTAA